Proteins encoded in a region of the Hirundo rustica isolate bHirRus1 chromosome 10, bHirRus1.pri.v3, whole genome shotgun sequence genome:
- the FAM43A gene encoding protein FAM43A, which translates to MLPWKRSKVELAAGEARRQSKPKGYAVSVHYSALTSLARACPESALHRVGSMFRSKRRKFRVTSEDPTYTVLYLGNATTIQSKGEGCTDLAVCKIWSKSEAGRQGTKMKLTISAQGIRMAHAEDKGLRRPGHLYLLHRVTYCVADPRLPRVFAWIYRHELKHKAVMLRCHAVLVSKPEKAKAMALLLYQTSATALAEFRRLKKRDDARHQQQQLVGEQSIPLVPLRKLLNGQCCYKPPVERSRSAPKLGSITEDLLGEEQEERAMHCDCEDILEALGEPEGELLRPSTGRGESPELGQLLRDLGELSLGNDLRSLRADLRVRRLLSGESTGSESSLESGGTDGAAPPGSDAEQPPPGDPETG; encoded by the coding sequence ATGCTGCCCTGGAAGCGGAGCAAGGTGGAGCTGGCGGCGGGCGAGGCGCGGCGGCAGAGCAAGCCCAAGGGGTACGCGGTGAGCGTGCACTACTCGGCCCTCACCTCGCTGGCCCGCGCCTGCCCCGAGAGCGCCCTGCACCGCGTGGGCAGCATGTTCCGCTCCAAGCGGCGGAAATTTCGCGTCACCAGCGAAGACCCCACGTACACCGTGCTCTACCTGGGCAACGCTACCACCATCCAGTCCAAAGGCGAGGGCTGCACCGACCTGGCCGTCTGCAAGATTTGGAGCAAGAGCGAGGCGGGCCGGCAGGGCACCAAGATGAAGCTGACCATCAGCGCGCAGGGCATCCGCATGGCCCACGCCGAGGACAAGGGGCTGCGCCGGCCCGGCCACCTCTACCTGCTGCACCGGGTCACCTACTGCGTGGCCGACCCGCGCCTGCCCCGCGTATTCGCCTGGATCTACCGCCACGAGCTGAAGCACAAGGCGGTGATGCTGCGCTGCCACGCCGTGCTGGTCTCCAAGCCCGAGAAGGCGAAGGCCATGGCCTTGCTGCTCTACCAGACTTCGGCCACGGCGCTGGCTGAGTTCCGCCGGCTGAAGAAGCGGGACGACGCGcggcaccagcagcagcagctggtgggcGAGCAGAGCATCCCGCTGGTGCCGCTGCGCAAGCTGCTCAACGGGCAGTGCTGCTACAAGCCGCCGGTAGAGCGGAGCCGCAGCGCGCCCAAGCTGGGCTCCATCACGGAGGACCTACTGGGCGAGGAGCAGGAAGAGCGGGCCATGCACTGCGACTGCGAAGACATCCTGGAAGCCCTGGGCGAGCCGGAGGGCGAGCTGCTGCGCCCCAGCACCGGCCGCGGcgagagcccagagctgggccaGCTCCTCCGCGACCTGGGCGAGCTCAGCCTGGGCAACGACCTGCGCTCGCTGCGCGCCGACCTGCGCGTCCGCCGCCTGCTTTCCGGAGAAAGCACGGGCAGCGAGTCCTCCCTGGAGAGCGGCGGCACGGacggggccgccccgcccggcAGCGACGCCGAGCAGCCGCCCCCCGGTGACCCCGAGACCGGCTGA